In Candidatus Protochlamydia phocaeensis, a single genomic region encodes these proteins:
- a CDS encoding complex I subunit 4 family protein, producing the protein MPNLLWLFFTPFMTAAVAFALSFIPGKKLKPLAVALSLIPLAILLFGGMNWIGAQVAYPWLPALSVEFHLSVDSLSLLFLYLTAIIIPISLLAMRSEELRSPGVFYGLVLLLQGLLIGFFTARDLVVFTLFWEAMLIPLYFIINFWGGAKRQAAAFKFLIYLLAGSSLMVAGVLALYLTALANGMGTFNLDALARFSHTMPHAAWIGFVFILAFAVKTPLFPFHAWLPDAYYEAPIAGSILLSALLSKAGIYGFLRIGLELFPNLIQAWSPLLLGLAIAGVLYGGLAAWMQSDFKRLIAYSSFSHVNFVLAGLFVWSQAAHGGAILQAINHGISIAGLFLVVGWLEERLQSTAIGPAGGLAKFMPHLCWLTLLFVLSSVALPGTNSFVGEIMILFGLFGQHPWLASILGLTVILSAVYMLRWMQKVYFETPRPSQPSWVDISGREWAIALPLVALIFWIGLYPSPILKQVDPAAEKTVAIAQLEESQ; encoded by the coding sequence ATGCCTAACTTGCTGTGGCTATTTTTCACACCATTCATGACAGCTGCCGTGGCGTTTGCCCTGTCATTTATTCCAGGAAAAAAATTAAAGCCTCTTGCTGTTGCATTGAGCTTGATTCCATTAGCGATTTTGCTTTTTGGAGGGATGAATTGGATTGGAGCGCAAGTGGCTTATCCATGGCTTCCCGCCCTTTCTGTTGAATTTCACTTGAGCGTTGATTCCCTCTCGCTTCTTTTCCTTTATTTAACAGCCATTATCATTCCCATCAGCCTTTTGGCTATGCGCAGTGAGGAATTGCGATCCCCTGGGGTGTTTTACGGCTTAGTTTTGCTGCTGCAGGGATTGCTGATCGGTTTCTTTACCGCGCGCGATCTGGTTGTTTTTACGCTTTTTTGGGAAGCGATGCTGATCCCGCTTTATTTTATTATCAACTTTTGGGGAGGAGCGAAGCGCCAAGCGGCTGCCTTTAAATTTCTCATTTATCTTCTCGCCGGTTCTTCTTTAATGGTAGCCGGAGTGTTAGCCCTTTATTTAACGGCTTTGGCTAATGGAATGGGAACCTTTAATCTCGATGCATTGGCCCGTTTTTCCCATACCATGCCGCATGCCGCTTGGATTGGGTTTGTCTTTATCTTAGCCTTTGCAGTCAAGACGCCGCTGTTTCCCTTTCATGCCTGGCTGCCTGATGCCTACTATGAAGCTCCCATCGCCGGATCCATCCTTTTGTCTGCCCTGCTGTCTAAGGCGGGAATATACGGATTTTTACGGATCGGGCTTGAGCTCTTTCCAAACTTGATTCAGGCCTGGAGCCCTCTTTTATTGGGTTTGGCAATTGCCGGCGTCCTATATGGGGGGCTTGCCGCTTGGATGCAAAGCGATTTTAAGCGCCTCATTGCCTATTCAAGCTTTTCCCACGTCAATTTTGTGCTAGCTGGATTATTTGTCTGGAGTCAAGCGGCCCATGGGGGGGCAATCTTGCAAGCCATCAATCATGGCATTAGCATTGCAGGCCTTTTTCTTGTTGTCGGTTGGCTGGAGGAACGGTTGCAATCGACCGCTATCGGCCCTGCCGGCGGATTGGCTAAATTTATGCCGCATTTATGCTGGCTGACTTTGCTCTTTGTCCTTTCATCTGTTGCTTTGCCGGGTACAAATAGCTTTGTCGGAGAAATTATGATCCTTTTCGGACTTTTTGGCCAGCATCCTTGGCTAGCCTCCATCTTAGGATTGACGGTGATTTTATCCGCTGTTTACATGTTGCGCTGGATGCAAAAAGTATATTTTGAGACCCCACGTCCCTCCCAGCCTTCGTGGGTGGATATTAGTGGACGGGAATGGGCGATCGCCTTGCCTCTAGTTGCCCTAATCTTTTGGATCGGCCTCTATCCTTCCCCTATATTAAAACAAGTTGATCCTGCTGCTGAAAAAACCGTCGCTATTGCCCAACTAGAGGAGTCGCAATGA